The following coding sequences lie in one Metallumcola ferriviriculae genomic window:
- a CDS encoding 3-keto-5-aminohexanoate cleavage protein: MEQLIITAAVVGAELTEADTPYLPLSPREIAAEACRCCEAGAAVIHLHARDEFGVPTQDKEVYREIISLIKKHYDPIIQVSTGGAIGMTTAERLLPVELAPDMASLTPGTINFGEEVFYNPATLVAEFAAAMKEKGVKPELEIFDAAMVANAIQLEAEGLVPSPLHFDLVLGVPGALPAEMKNLLFLVNSLPADSTWSVAAIGRHQLPMAAAAIILGGHVRIGLEDNIYYRKGELSQGNVPLVQRVVRLAGEFERGIADAEKAKKILGIKRK; encoded by the coding sequence ATGGAGCAATTAATTATCACCGCTGCAGTGGTGGGGGCCGAATTAACCGAAGCGGATACGCCGTATCTGCCACTATCGCCCCGGGAGATTGCCGCAGAGGCATGCCGTTGTTGTGAAGCAGGGGCGGCGGTAATTCACCTCCATGCTCGGGATGAATTCGGGGTTCCCACTCAGGATAAAGAAGTTTACCGCGAAATAATTTCATTAATAAAGAAACATTACGATCCAATAATACAGGTATCTACCGGGGGAGCCATTGGTATGACTACGGCTGAACGACTGTTACCAGTGGAACTGGCACCCGATATGGCCAGTTTGACGCCGGGAACGATTAACTTTGGTGAAGAAGTCTTTTATAATCCGGCTACACTGGTTGCTGAATTCGCCGCTGCCATGAAGGAAAAAGGTGTCAAACCTGAGTTGGAAATTTTCGATGCCGCTATGGTGGCAAATGCTATCCAGCTTGAAGCAGAAGGCTTGGTACCATCACCATTACATTTTGACTTAGTGCTAGGGGTGCCGGGGGCCCTGCCCGCTGAAATGAAAAACCTGCTCTTTTTAGTGAATTCTTTGCCTGCTGATTCCACCTGGTCTGTAGCAGCCATAGGCAGGCATCAGCTTCCCATGGCTGCCGCCGCCATTATCTTAGGAGGCCATGTTCGCATAGGCTTGGAGGACAATATCTACTACCGCAAAGGAGAACTGTCCCAGGGCAATGTACCCTTGGTTCAGCGTGTAGTCCGACTGGCAGGTGAATTTGAAAGGGGCATTGCTGATGCTGAAAAAGCGAAAAAAATACTGGGTATAAAGCGGAAATGA
- a CDS encoding zinc-binding dehydrogenase, translating into MKKGCVYGTHRVIEPKGTLPQAAWKLNNDMEIYDNELLIDVEVLNIDAASFSQISSQVGGDREEIARVITDTVNERGKQHNPVTGSGGMLIGRVIQVGRDFPGQVEVGDKIATLVSLSLTPLKLEAVHQVNEKSDQLKVTGKAILFASGIYAQLPDDLPEDFSLAMLDVAGAPAQTAKLVEPGDTVLVIGGGGKSGLLCLYEAAKRAGVTGNVVGLSRSDGGCERIRCSGLANRVIQADATKALEVYEKVQEATGGGLADITINCVDVPGTEMASVLATRDGGTVYFFSMATKFTAAALGAEGVGKDITMLIGNGYTAGHAEIVLDAARKLKSMGIL; encoded by the coding sequence TTGAAAAAAGGATGTGTTTACGGTACTCATAGGGTTATTGAACCCAAAGGAACTTTGCCCCAGGCAGCGTGGAAATTGAATAACGATATGGAAATATACGATAATGAACTGCTGATTGATGTAGAGGTGCTAAATATTGATGCTGCAAGTTTTTCTCAAATCAGCAGCCAAGTGGGTGGCGACCGTGAGGAAATAGCAAGAGTGATTACTGATACCGTTAACGAAAGAGGGAAACAGCATAATCCTGTTACCGGTTCGGGCGGGATGCTTATAGGCAGGGTTATTCAGGTAGGTAGAGACTTTCCGGGACAGGTAGAAGTTGGGGATAAAATTGCAACGCTGGTATCCTTATCCCTAACGCCGTTAAAGTTGGAGGCTGTACATCAGGTTAACGAAAAATCAGATCAGTTGAAGGTAACGGGAAAAGCCATCCTCTTTGCCAGTGGTATTTACGCTCAGTTGCCCGATGATTTGCCTGAGGATTTTTCTCTGGCTATGCTGGACGTGGCCGGTGCCCCGGCCCAGACTGCCAAGCTGGTAGAACCTGGAGATACGGTATTGGTTATCGGCGGTGGAGGCAAGTCCGGACTCCTCTGTCTTTATGAGGCGGCGAAGCGTGCCGGAGTTACCGGTAATGTGGTGGGTTTGTCCCGCAGTGACGGCGGTTGTGAGCGTATCAGGTGTTCGGGATTAGCGAATAGAGTAATCCAAGCTGATGCTACCAAGGCATTGGAAGTATATGAGAAGGTTCAAGAGGCCACAGGGGGGGGACTTGCTGATATTACTATCAATTGTGTTGATGTGCCCGGAACGGAAATGGCCTCAGTTCTGGCCACTAGGGATGGCGGTACGGTGTACTTCTTTAGCATGGCTACCAAGTTTACCGCAGCGGCCCTGGGAGCAGAAGGTGTCGGGAAGGACATAACCATGCTGATCGGCAACGGTTATACTGCAGGCCATGCCGAGATTGTGCTTGATGCCGCGAGAAAGTTAAAAAGCATGGGTATTTTATAA
- a CDS encoding lysine 5,6-aminomutase subunit alpha, with translation MAELFLDEKTVNRAKAASLKIAWDVKKEIDANTTMAVERAVLRLLGVEGETADGVPLVNIIVDKLLKKGELNRGAAFWLVNAILVTGKDARQVAKENAAGQLDLTQLPEAEFTKVRHEMIERAKQALIELDKVRYKRDKLLSRLGEGEKPLRYLIVATGNIHEDVLQAQAAVRQGADIIAVIRHTAQSLFDYVPSGMTTEGVGGTLATRENFRVMRHALDETGEEVGRYIYLTNYCSGLCMPEMAVLGALERLDIMLNDSMYGIIFRDINMLRTFIDQDFSRAILSYADIMINTGEDNYLTTADAYEKAHTVVASQFINLRFAVESGLKAEQVGLGHAFEISPKLEDSFLFELAQAQLVRQLFPKNPVKYMPPTKHMTGNIFQGNVQNVLFNAASVITNQSVHLLGMPTEAVHTPHVHDRYLSLENTDYVFKAMKHLGAEIQFAPDGLIQKRASEVLENAAALLEEIAAIGLMTAISQGMFADIARQKDGGKGLDGVVKKSEQYYNPFEILVKRKEAHDNGSGVKQGETVRGYA, from the coding sequence ATGGCGGAATTATTTTTGGATGAAAAAACTGTTAACAGGGCCAAGGCGGCTTCTCTTAAAATTGCATGGGATGTGAAAAAGGAAATTGATGCTAATACCACCATGGCAGTAGAAAGGGCAGTATTACGCCTGCTGGGGGTAGAGGGTGAGACGGCGGACGGGGTGCCGTTGGTTAATATCATTGTGGATAAATTACTAAAAAAGGGTGAGTTGAATCGGGGTGCCGCTTTTTGGTTGGTCAATGCCATATTGGTCACCGGAAAGGATGCGCGGCAGGTTGCCAAGGAGAATGCAGCAGGGCAACTGGACTTGACTCAGCTTCCTGAAGCAGAATTTACCAAGGTCCGGCATGAGATGATAGAGCGTGCTAAGCAGGCGCTTATTGAGTTGGATAAGGTGAGGTACAAAAGAGATAAATTGCTAAGTCGATTGGGCGAAGGGGAAAAACCGCTGCGTTATTTAATAGTAGCTACAGGAAATATTCATGAGGACGTCCTGCAGGCCCAGGCAGCAGTGCGCCAGGGGGCAGATATCATTGCAGTTATCAGACATACGGCTCAAAGTCTGTTCGACTATGTCCCATCGGGGATGACTACTGAGGGTGTCGGTGGTACCTTGGCTACCCGGGAGAACTTTCGCGTGATGCGGCACGCTCTGGATGAAACCGGTGAGGAAGTAGGAAGGTATATTTATCTGACCAATTACTGCTCAGGGCTGTGTATGCCGGAAATGGCAGTGCTAGGGGCATTGGAACGGTTAGATATTATGCTGAATGATTCCATGTATGGCATAATTTTTCGAGATATAAATATGCTTCGTACTTTTATTGACCAAGATTTTTCCCGCGCAATTCTCAGTTACGCAGACATAATGATAAATACCGGAGAAGATAACTATTTAACTACCGCGGATGCGTACGAAAAGGCACATACGGTGGTGGCAAGCCAGTTTATTAATCTCCGATTTGCTGTGGAAAGCGGGTTGAAGGCCGAACAGGTAGGCTTGGGGCATGCATTTGAGATTTCACCCAAGTTAGAAGATAGTTTTCTGTTTGAATTGGCCCAGGCCCAATTAGTTAGGCAGCTGTTTCCGAAAAATCCGGTGAAGTATATGCCCCCTACCAAGCATATGACGGGAAATATATTTCAGGGGAATGTACAAAATGTTCTCTTCAATGCTGCTTCCGTTATCACTAATCAAAGTGTGCACCTTTTGGGAATGCCCACCGAGGCAGTCCATACTCCCCATGTACACGATCGCTACCTGAGTTTGGAAAATACGGATTATGTGTTCAAAGCAATGAAGCATCTAGGTGCGGAAATCCAGTTTGCCCCTGACGGGCTAATCCAAAAACGGGCAAGTGAAGTACTGGAGAATGCGGCGGCTCTGTTGGAAGAAATAGCAGCTATTGGCCTGATGACAGCGATTTCTCAAGGTATGTTTGCGGATATTGCCCGGCAGAAGGATGGCGGCAAAGGACTGGACGGCGTGGTGAAAAAGTCCGAACAATATTATAATCCCTTTGAAATATTAGTTAAAAGAAAGGAGGCGCATGACAATGGCAGTGGAGTTAAGCAGGGTGAGACCGTACGGGGATACGCTTGA
- a CDS encoding 4-oxalocrotonate tautomerase: MPIVQIDMIEGRTEEQKRSLARNITDAVVESVSCKPEVVKVIIRELKKEHYAEGGVLYKDR; the protein is encoded by the coding sequence ATGCCTATTGTTCAGATTGACATGATTGAAGGTCGTACTGAAGAACAAAAGAGGAGTTTGGCAAGGAACATTACTGATGCAGTAGTTGAGTCCGTTAGCTGTAAGCCGGAAGTGGTTAAGGTCATTATCCGAGAGTTGAAAAAAGAACATTATGCCGAGGGCGGAGTTCTTTACAAAGACAGATAA
- a CDS encoding 2-hydroxyacid dehydrogenase, whose protein sequence is MKEVFMTYKLPDAAVAKIEQHFSVAVGTEDRHLTKEEIIDGAKGKQALVTLLSDNVDREVIEALPQLEVIANYAVGTNNIDIAGATEKKVKVTNTPGVLTDATADLTWALILAVTRRIPEGDRMMRDGQFTGWAPELLLGSELNGKTLGIIGFGRIGMAVAKRAAGFNMPVIYHSRRQKSPVIEGELKASYRSMEGLLAEADLVTLHLPLTEQSHYFIDEAVFKRMKDSAYLINTARGPIVKEEALVSALENGEIAGAALDVYEHEPLVHQRLIGMNNVVLAPHTGSATVETRNRMAEMVADNVIAALNGDTPPNWVNPF, encoded by the coding sequence ATGAAAGAAGTGTTTATGACCTACAAGCTGCCGGATGCAGCAGTTGCCAAAATTGAACAGCATTTTTCGGTTGCGGTGGGGACTGAAGACCGGCACCTGACAAAAGAAGAGATTATTGATGGTGCAAAAGGCAAGCAGGCCCTGGTCACGCTGCTATCAGACAATGTGGATCGGGAGGTAATTGAAGCATTGCCGCAATTGGAAGTGATAGCAAATTATGCAGTTGGTACTAATAATATAGATATTGCCGGCGCCACCGAAAAAAAGGTCAAGGTTACCAATACCCCTGGCGTACTTACTGATGCTACGGCTGACCTGACCTGGGCCTTAATCTTAGCGGTGACGCGGCGTATTCCTGAAGGAGATAGGATGATGCGTGACGGTCAATTTACCGGCTGGGCCCCGGAACTTTTATTGGGAAGTGAGCTAAACGGTAAGACGTTGGGGATTATTGGGTTTGGTCGTATCGGTATGGCTGTGGCAAAACGTGCTGCCGGCTTTAACATGCCGGTGATATATCATTCCCGCCGCCAGAAGTCACCCGTGATTGAAGGGGAACTAAAAGCGTCATATCGTTCCATGGAAGGGCTGTTAGCGGAGGCTGATTTGGTTACCCTGCATTTACCTTTAACTGAGCAATCGCACTATTTTATTGATGAGGCGGTTTTTAAAAGAATGAAAGATAGTGCCTATTTGATTAATACTGCTCGGGGGCCGATAGTCAAGGAAGAAGCGCTGGTATCAGCACTTGAGAACGGTGAAATAGCCGGGGCAGCACTTGACGTGTACGAGCATGAACCTCTTGTTCATCAGAGGTTAATTGGTATGAATAACGTGGTTTTAGCTCCACATACAGGCAGCGCTACAGTTGAGACAAGAAATAGAATGGCGGAAATGGTAGCTGATAATGTTATCGCTGCTTTAAACGGAGATACACCGCCTAACTGGGTCAACCCATTTTAA
- a CDS encoding amidohydrolase, translated as MAFDVVLVDASVLTMNVRQPRAEAVGITGDRIEAVGKNVDIKGGIGPNTRVFALRGATVLPGFIDNHTHFLHTGLSLISVNLVDTEDISDVLRNVKEAASYHPVGTLIRGYGYDEQKFPQQKPPTKKELDAVAPNHLVWLNRVDYHSSVINTRLLQVLAIPPGTDGLEKDERGVPNGVLRAEADQVARSFIANHLDPGVRKHALEMASQFAVTKGITTVSALEGGDDFGVEEVKLLLADKQGVSLRIEVFYQTTDVDRVLELGLERIGGCILLDGSLGSRTAALSAPYSDDDDNNGILYFTQEELNQFVLAAHRAGLQIAAHAIGDRAIEQLLNAYELAQKLSPRSDPRHRVEHFELPTDRQIVRAKRLGLILSMQPTFEFYWGGLDNLYGQRLGEERINRSNPLREIFDAGVMVAGGSDASVTPMNPMYGIHSAINHPNPMQQTSLVEALRMFTINGAYALGVEKERGSIEVGKAADLVVLEENPLRIAPQRIKDIQVTMTFIAGMLVYPDRTWKRGV; from the coding sequence ATGGCTTTTGACGTGGTTTTGGTTGACGCAAGTGTGCTTACCATGAATGTCAGGCAGCCTCGGGCTGAAGCAGTGGGCATAACGGGAGATAGAATTGAGGCGGTAGGTAAGAATGTTGACATCAAAGGTGGTATAGGGCCTAATACCCGGGTGTTTGCTCTGCGGGGTGCCACTGTTTTACCGGGTTTCATTGACAATCATACCCACTTTCTGCATACTGGTTTATCTTTGATTAGTGTCAATTTGGTAGATACGGAAGATATTTCCGATGTGCTTAGAAATGTTAAAGAGGCGGCAAGTTATCATCCGGTGGGAACTTTAATCCGTGGGTATGGATATGACGAACAAAAATTTCCGCAGCAAAAACCGCCAACCAAAAAAGAACTGGATGCAGTGGCCCCCAACCATTTGGTTTGGCTAAACAGAGTTGATTACCACTCATCGGTAATCAACACGCGATTGCTTCAGGTATTGGCAATTCCTCCGGGAACTGATGGGCTCGAGAAAGACGAAAGGGGAGTTCCTAATGGTGTCTTGCGGGCTGAGGCTGATCAGGTAGCCCGAAGCTTTATTGCCAATCACTTGGACCCCGGGGTACGGAAACACGCATTAGAGATGGCATCACAATTTGCAGTTACCAAGGGGATTACCACTGTATCAGCGCTTGAAGGCGGCGATGATTTCGGTGTGGAGGAAGTTAAATTACTTTTGGCAGATAAACAGGGAGTAAGCCTAAGGATAGAGGTGTTTTACCAGACCACTGACGTAGACCGGGTGCTAGAGCTGGGTCTTGAAAGGATAGGCGGATGTATATTGTTGGACGGTTCACTGGGTTCCCGCACTGCGGCATTGTCAGCTCCCTACAGCGACGATGACGATAACAACGGTATTTTATATTTTACGCAGGAGGAATTAAATCAGTTCGTCTTAGCAGCGCATCGGGCCGGTTTGCAGATTGCTGCCCATGCCATCGGCGATAGAGCAATAGAGCAACTTCTTAACGCTTATGAGCTCGCTCAGAAATTAAGCCCTCGCAGCGACCCGCGTCATCGGGTGGAGCATTTTGAACTTCCCACCGACAGACAGATTGTTCGAGCCAAAAGGTTGGGATTAATTTTGTCTATGCAGCCTACCTTTGAATTTTATTGGGGTGGCCTGGATAATCTCTACGGTCAGCGGCTGGGGGAGGAGCGGATAAATAGATCAAATCCGCTGCGGGAAATTTTTGATGCCGGAGTGATGGTGGCAGGAGGTTCCGATGCCTCAGTTACTCCGATGAACCCCATGTATGGGATTCATAGTGCCATAAACCATCCCAATCCCATGCAGCAGACTTCTTTGGTGGAAGCACTGCGTATGTTTACCATTAACGGTGCCTATGCGCTGGGTGTGGAAAAGGAGCGCGGCAGTATAGAAGTAGGTAAAGCGGCAGACTTGGTGGTCTTGGAGGAAAACCCGCTGCGCATCGCACCTCAACGGATTAAGGATATCCAAGTAACGATGACTTTTATAGCGGGTATGCTGGTATATCCTGACCGAACCTGGAAGAGAGGAGTGTAA
- a CDS encoding glutaredoxin domain-containing protein produces MKEYLSQKGVSFKELDVSSDEAARDEMHKKTGMMAVPVIAIDGEVIVGFDRQAIDKKLH; encoded by the coding sequence GTGAAAGAGTATCTTTCACAAAAGGGAGTTTCTTTTAAGGAACTGGATGTCTCTTCAGATGAGGCTGCGCGCGACGAAATGCATAAGAAGACCGGAATGATGGCGGTACCGGTTATTGCTATTGATGGTGAAGTAATAGTTGGCTTTGACAGGCAGGCCATTGATAAGAAGCTGCATTGA
- a CDS encoding hotdog domain-containing protein, which translates to MEVKVRLRMSAHEAHYAGDLVDGARILQLFGDVATELLIRKDGDEGLFVAYDNVEFMAPVYAGDYIEATGRIVAEGRTSRKMEFEAKKVVRLMRDPDLAPSAAEVLKEPIMVLRASGTCMVPGDLQRKVR; encoded by the coding sequence ATGGAAGTGAAAGTGAGACTAAGAATGAGTGCTCATGAGGCCCATTATGCCGGGGATTTGGTAGACGGTGCCCGTATTTTACAACTTTTTGGCGATGTTGCTACGGAATTGTTAATTCGTAAAGATGGCGATGAAGGATTGTTTGTAGCTTACGATAATGTGGAATTTATGGCGCCGGTTTATGCAGGTGACTATATTGAGGCTACCGGAAGAATTGTTGCAGAGGGAAGGACGTCTCGCAAAATGGAATTTGAAGCGAAAAAGGTAGTCAGGTTAATGCGGGACCCCGACCTGGCACCGTCTGCCGCTGAGGTATTGAAAGAGCCGATTATGGTATTAAGGGCCAGCGGTACCTGTATGGTGCCGGGTGACCTGCAGCGTAAGGTGAGGTGA
- a CDS encoding DUF3243 family protein — MQEQLKGMLSQLDASSWENWKKSLGNMVQQAKKSGINQDTLVEFAAEFGDFLTHNISPDVPENIALKELWQAANEEEQKTLAKLMLKLTH, encoded by the coding sequence ATGCAGGAACAATTAAAGGGAATGTTAAGCCAATTAGACGCAAGTTCCTGGGAAAACTGGAAAAAATCTTTAGGAAACATGGTACAACAAGCGAAAAAATCTGGCATTAATCAGGACACCCTGGTAGAGTTTGCAGCAGAATTTGGCGACTTCTTAACTCACAATATTTCTCCCGATGTCCCTGAAAACATAGCTCTTAAAGAACTATGGCAAGCAGCTAATGAAGAAGAACAAAAGACACTGGCCAAATTGATGTTAAAACTTACGCACTAA
- a CDS encoding YgaP family membrane protein: MPKKNVGKTDQVIRYILAALLLVTAFLTNLGWIWFGVLLIVGIALLATAATQY; this comes from the coding sequence ATGCCTAAAAAAAATGTGGGAAAAACCGACCAGGTTATCCGTTACATTTTGGCAGCATTATTACTGGTTACTGCTTTTCTGACTAACCTTGGTTGGATATGGTTTGGAGTTTTGCTGATAGTGGGAATAGCACTGCTGGCCACGGCAGCAACTCAGTACTGA
- a CDS encoding OAM dimerization domain-containing protein, with protein MAVELSRVRPYGDTLDDGAVQLSFTLPVPTGEEARQAALMMAAQMGLKNARVVWMDRIGENFTYIILYAQSPHWVDYTAIQVVKPDYQLMQSSEINTFIKKNLGRKITVLGACIESDAHTVGIDAIMNMKGYDMHKGLESYPEINAINLGAQVPAEELVARAVQEQADALLISQVVTQRDIHVKNLTRLIELLEAEELRDELVVIVGGPHITPELAKELGYDAGFSTGTYPEDVASFLVQLMAGSVKQQ; from the coding sequence ATGGCAGTGGAGTTAAGCAGGGTGAGACCGTACGGGGATACGCTTGATGACGGGGCTGTTCAGCTTTCATTTACTCTGCCGGTACCCACCGGAGAAGAAGCCCGGCAGGCGGCCCTGATGATGGCTGCTCAAATGGGATTAAAGAATGCCAGGGTGGTTTGGATGGATCGGATCGGCGAAAATTTCACCTATATTATTCTTTATGCCCAGAGTCCTCATTGGGTGGATTACACCGCCATTCAAGTTGTCAAGCCGGATTATCAATTGATGCAGTCCAGTGAAATAAACACTTTTATCAAAAAGAATCTGGGTAGAAAGATTACGGTTCTGGGGGCATGTATCGAAAGCGATGCCCATACGGTAGGTATTGATGCCATTATGAACATGAAGGGTTATGACATGCATAAGGGTCTAGAAAGCTACCCTGAAATCAACGCCATAAATTTGGGCGCCCAAGTACCTGCTGAAGAGCTGGTTGCCAGGGCTGTTCAGGAACAGGCGGATGCCTTATTAATTTCCCAGGTGGTCACCCAGCGAGATATACATGTAAAAAATTTAACCCGGCTGATTGAATTATTGGAAGCGGAGGAATTACGAGATGAGCTGGTAGTAATTGTCGGTGGACCACACATTACACCGGAGCTTGCTAAAGAGTTAGGTTATGATGCAGGGTTTAGCACCGGCACATATCCTGAGGATGTAGCCTCTTTTTTAGTACAGCTAATGGCTGGCAGTGTCAAGCAACAATAA
- a CDS encoding PucR family transcriptional regulator has translation MTFQVSDALKMEAFKDAILLSGNKGLQKKIRWVNILELLDDISLVRPGELLITTAFGLAQDKELQEKLIPTLAGKKISCLAIQTGYYLQEVPKRLIIDAERFSIPLIQLPQGMSFSHATTDLLTRIVNRQFGLLEYRERVRRQLLQTILDNGDFSSLVKVLRQHLGKYPIRILDSTFNALASSRVEPALLSTKNLTKELDQLVQQGYLDNAETDHSLMQIKAVDNLIPAQRLMPILASGNQVLGYISVLNLPAKLSYEQSTVLDQSSTVCALLFLRQIAVKETENRLQGDFLDDLLAGNFLSTDQVEKRAAFLGYNLAQYGMILLANIDDFSGYIHGKNETDIHGLKNNLLYQVNCAIGNHTNHSFITRLRSDSIIVLVLAPEADNNEWQNRLAQTIRARVNQQFPNLSLSIGIGRFYHSVTDFRKSYSEAEKSLHIARKLYQTDAIASFDQLGFYRLLLENGTNELDNFYRETLGALISYDQEKGTELEKTLAVYLEQNRNAQAAAEELFIHRHTLRYRLGRIEEIAGIGLDNAENVFNLQVGLKLRKILR, from the coding sequence ATGACCTTTCAAGTGAGCGATGCCTTAAAAATGGAAGCATTTAAGGATGCTATACTGTTAAGTGGTAATAAGGGCCTACAAAAAAAAATACGGTGGGTAAATATTCTCGAACTGCTTGATGACATTAGTTTGGTTCGCCCAGGCGAGCTCTTAATTACAACCGCTTTCGGACTGGCCCAGGACAAAGAGCTTCAAGAAAAACTGATACCCACGTTAGCGGGAAAAAAAATATCCTGTCTGGCAATCCAGACAGGATACTATCTCCAAGAAGTTCCCAAAAGGCTTATCATTGACGCCGAAAGGTTTTCTATTCCTTTAATTCAACTGCCCCAAGGTATGTCCTTTTCCCATGCTACTACCGACCTGCTGACAAGAATTGTCAACCGCCAGTTTGGTCTCTTGGAATATCGAGAGCGGGTCCGCCGCCAGCTGCTACAGACGATACTTGATAATGGCGACTTTTCATCTCTTGTCAAAGTCCTTAGACAACACCTAGGCAAATACCCCATTCGTATTTTAGACAGCACGTTTAACGCACTGGCCAGTTCCCGGGTAGAACCCGCCCTGCTTTCAACAAAAAACCTTACTAAAGAGCTTGACCAACTGGTGCAGCAGGGTTACCTGGATAACGCCGAAACCGACCATAGTCTGATGCAGATAAAAGCGGTAGATAATCTGATCCCAGCACAAAGGTTGATGCCCATATTGGCCTCAGGGAATCAGGTGTTGGGATATATATCAGTTTTAAACCTGCCTGCTAAGCTGTCATATGAACAATCCACCGTTCTAGATCAATCGAGTACGGTTTGCGCTTTACTATTTTTACGCCAGATAGCGGTGAAGGAAACAGAAAACCGACTGCAGGGGGATTTTTTGGACGATTTATTGGCCGGAAATTTTCTATCAACTGATCAAGTAGAAAAACGAGCCGCCTTCCTCGGCTATAATCTAGCTCAGTACGGTATGATTTTGCTGGCCAATATCGATGACTTTAGCGGCTATATCCACGGGAAAAATGAAACTGATATTCATGGTCTAAAAAACAATCTGCTGTATCAGGTAAATTGCGCCATAGGAAACCACACGAATCACAGCTTCATTACCCGTCTTCGCAGCGACAGCATCATTGTTTTAGTATTGGCACCGGAAGCTGATAACAATGAATGGCAAAACCGTTTGGCACAAACCATCCGGGCAAGGGTAAACCAGCAGTTTCCCAACCTCAGTCTTTCCATTGGCATCGGCCGGTTCTATCATAGTGTTACTGACTTCAGGAAAAGCTACAGCGAAGCAGAAAAATCCCTTCATATTGCACGTAAGTTATATCAAACCGATGCTATTGCATCCTTCGACCAACTTGGCTTTTACCGTTTGCTGCTGGAAAATGGGACAAACGAATTAGACAATTTCTACCGGGAAACCCTGGGGGCACTAATTAGCTATGACCAAGAAAAAGGGACGGAACTGGAAAAGACTTTAGCAGTATACCTTGAACAGAATAGAAATGCTCAAGCCGCAGCCGAAGAATTATTCATTCATCGCCATACGCTGCGATACCGTCTCGGTCGGATAGAAGAAATCGCTGGCATCGGGCTTGATAATGCAGAAAATGTCTTTAACTTGCAGGTGGGTTTGAAACTTCGCAAAATACTTCGTTAA